The Oncorhynchus mykiss isolate Arlee chromosome 20, USDA_OmykA_1.1, whole genome shotgun sequence genome includes a region encoding these proteins:
- the LOC110498839 gene encoding ATP-sensitive inward rectifier potassium channel 12, translating to MSVGRINRYSIVSSEEEALRLTNMHNSSGGGMNGFGNGKIHTRRKVRNRFVKKNGQCNVQFANMEDKSSRYMADLFTTCVDIRWRYMLVLFTLVFVLSWLAFGLAFWVIALLHGDLDNPAGDDNFTPCVLQVNGFVAAFLFSIETQSTIGYGYRCVTEECPVAVFMVVFQSIISCIIDCFMIGAIMAKMARPKKRARTLLFSHNAVISLRDSKLCLMWRVGNLRKSHIVEAHVRAQLIKPRITDEGEYIPLDQVDINVGFDKGLDRIFLVSPITIIHEINEDSPLYGIRKNDLDTADFEIVVILEGMVEATAMTTQARSSYLATEVLWGYRFEPVLFEEKNLYKVDYSHFHKIYEVPSTPCCSAKDMVENKFLVPTSNSFCYENELAFLSRDEDEEEEVVGMGMGSGSFRALANLNSPDRNNRHEFERLQTTRGLDQRSYRRESEI from the coding sequence ATGAGCGTTGGGCGGATCAACCGTTACAGCATCGTGTCGTCCGAGGAGGAGGCACTGCGCCTCACCAATATGCACAACAGCAGCGGTGGCGGCATGAACGGCTTCGGCAACGGCAAGATCCACACACGCCGTAAGGTCCGCAACCGCTTTGTCAAGAAGAATGGCCAGTGCAACGTGCAGTTCGCCAACATGGAGGACAAGTCATCTCGCTACATGGCCGACCTTTTCACCACGTGCGTGGACATCCGTTGGCGCTACATGCTGGTGCTGTTCACACTGGTGTTCGTGCTGTCCTGGCTGGCCTTTGGCCTGGCCTTCTGGGTTATAGCATTGCTCCACGGCGACCTGGACAACCCGGCCGGAGACGACAACTTCACACCTTGCGTCCTGCAGGTCAACGGCTTCGTGGCCGCCTTCCTGTTCTCCATCGAGACCCAGTCAACCATCGGCTACGGCTACCGCTGTGTGACAGAGGAGTGTCCGGTCGCCGTGTTCATGGTGGTCTTCCAGTCCATCATTAGCTGCATCATCGACTGCTTCATGATCGGCGCCATCATGGCCAAGATGGCAAGGCCCAAGAAACGTGCGCGGACACTACTGTTCAGCCACAACGCAGTGATCTCTTTGCGCGACAGCAAGCTGTGCCTCATGTGGAGGGTGGGAAACTTAAGGAAGAGTCACATCGTAGAGGCCCATGTCAGAGCTCAGCTCATCAAACCCCGGATCACTGACGAAGGGGAGTATATCCCCCTGGACCAAGTAGACATCAATGTGGGCTTTGACAAAGGCCTGGACAGGATTTTCTTGGTTTCTCCCATTACGATTATCCATGAGATCAATGAGGATAGTCCACTCTATGGGATCAGGAAAAATGACCTGGATACGGCGGATTTTGAGATCGTGGTCATACTGGAAGGGATGGTCGAGGCAACTGCCATGACCACGCAGgcccgcagctcctacctggccACGGAGGTACTGTGGGGTTACCGGTTCGAGCCAGTGCTCTTCGAGGAGAAGAACCTGTACAAGGTGGATTACTCTCACTTTCACAAGATCTATGAGGTACCGTCCACCCCGTGCTGCAGTGCCAAGGACATGGTGGAGAACAAGTTCCTGGTGCCCACCTCCAACTCCTTCTGTTACGAGAACGAGCTGGCCTTTCTCAGCcgggatgaggatgaggaagaggaggtggtgggCATGGGCATGGGCAGTGGTTCGTTCAGAGCGTTGGCCAACCTGAACAGTCCGGACCGGAACAATCGACACGAGTTTGAGCGGCTACAGACCACCAGGGGACTGGACCAAAGGTCATACCGCAGGGAGTCGGAGATATGA